A single Dermacentor albipictus isolate Rhodes 1998 colony chromosome 3, USDA_Dalb.pri_finalv2, whole genome shotgun sequence DNA region contains:
- the LOC135904959 gene encoding uncharacterized protein yields MPKNQNTLPCNLDKKTRTTQHVHLSAPSQLPEVTRTQATSGTRLYHCSAAEIASTSGFATAVSQHVGDNAYEIIGPDDESPQGANDISVAEVSLIPPEVTMTGGTAAIDTETAMSTAAATVYEASSSVRRNRTRPGRATCVLSL; encoded by the exons atgccaaaaaatcaaaatacattgccatgcaatttggacaagaaaacta ggacaacccagcACGTGCATTTatcagcacccagtcaactgccagaagtgactcgaacccaggccacca gtggcactcggctgtaccactgcagtgctgcggaaattgccagtaccagcggctttgcaacagctgtttcacagcatgtcg gagacaatgcctacgaaattattggccctgatgacgagagccctcaaggggcaaacgacatctctgttgcagaagtgagcctgataccacctgaagttaccatgacaggtggcacggcagcaatagatacagagacggccatgtctactgcagctgcaacagtgtacgaggcaagcagcagtgtcagaaggaaccgcaccaggcctggtagagcaacatgtgtgctatcactgtga